A portion of the Verrucomicrobiota bacterium genome contains these proteins:
- a CDS encoding 1-acyl-sn-glycerol-3-phosphate acyltransferase produces MAVLFRCATRTEVVFLTSLPAGGYIVAANHISHFDPVIISCRFPRYIDWIAMDALFRGPAATRLFDWLRAIPVSRDGSDRSALRVAHTRLAKNRVVGIFPEAGIRAGPGSVLEGAPMWPGVAALSVLAGKPVVPCVILGSDRLYRPRAWLERPPVWLAFGQPVWPAHAVDRRTARNSVQEGLARAFLDLKEHLLLTYHLQPGDLPTTPQARKGEGRNASSRVPAP; encoded by the coding sequence ATGGCCGTTCTATTCAGGTGCGCCACCCGTACCGAGGTCGTCTTTCTGACCTCCCTGCCCGCCGGCGGGTACATTGTTGCCGCCAACCACATCAGCCACTTCGATCCGGTGATCATTTCGTGCCGGTTTCCCCGGTACATTGACTGGATCGCGATGGACGCGTTGTTCCGTGGGCCCGCGGCGACTCGCCTCTTCGACTGGTTGCGCGCGATTCCCGTTTCCAGGGACGGTTCGGACCGGTCCGCCCTCCGGGTGGCCCACACCCGGCTGGCGAAAAATCGGGTGGTCGGCATTTTCCCCGAGGCCGGGATTCGGGCGGGCCCGGGGTCCGTGCTGGAAGGCGCCCCGATGTGGCCCGGCGTGGCCGCGCTCAGCGTCCTGGCCGGAAAGCCGGTCGTGCCGTGCGTGATTTTAGGGTCCGACCGGCTTTACCGGCCTCGCGCCTGGCTGGAACGCCCGCCCGTCTGGCTGGCATTTGGCCAACCGGTCTGGCCGGCGCACGCTGTGGATCGGAGGACGGCGCGAAATTCGGTTCAGGAGGGGTTAGCCCGGGCGTTTCTCGACCTGAAAGAGCACCTGCTACTCACCTACCATTTGCAGCCCGGCGATTTGCCAACCACACCGCAGGCGCGCAAAGGGGAAGGAAGAAACGCATCCTCCCGGGTGCCTGCGCCGTAG
- the cax gene encoding calcium/proton exchanger: MTRLRSLLSLNLLLIFIPVAFAIRFYPPWHSDLALFICAGLAIVPLAGLMGRSTEELAAHFGPAAGGLLNATFGNAAELIIGLLALSKGLTDVVKASITGSIIGNVLLVFGLAALGGGCRYKVQRFNRSGARVSATSLSLASIALLTPTVFHVTADLQRAREIPAIEAHLSLAIAVVLFVTYCCVLLFSLITHRQLFEAEHAEPEPGHHWARSKALLVLLISTVAVAVMSEFLVGTIETARRIIGLTEVFVGVIVIAVIGNAAEHSTAVIAALKDKMDLTVGVAVGSSLQIALFVAPILVFVSYPLGRPMNLEFSLPEVTGVAVAVYILFQISGDGETNWLEGVQLLALYLILGILFFYLPPKPE; encoded by the coding sequence ATCACACGCCTACGGTCGTTACTATCGTTAAACCTGCTCCTGATTTTTATACCCGTCGCTTTTGCCATCCGCTTTTATCCTCCCTGGCACAGCGACCTGGCGTTATTCATTTGCGCCGGGCTTGCCATCGTGCCGCTGGCCGGCTTGATGGGACGGTCGACCGAGGAGTTAGCGGCACATTTTGGTCCGGCCGCAGGTGGACTGCTGAACGCCACGTTCGGGAACGCCGCCGAATTGATCATCGGGCTTTTGGCGCTGTCGAAAGGGCTGACGGACGTGGTCAAAGCATCGATTACCGGCTCAATCATCGGTAACGTGCTGCTGGTATTCGGCCTGGCCGCGTTGGGCGGCGGCTGCCGTTACAAGGTGCAGCGGTTCAATCGTTCCGGCGCCCGGGTTTCCGCCACGTCGCTTTCACTCGCCTCCATTGCCTTGCTCACCCCCACCGTCTTCCACGTGACGGCAGACCTGCAGCGGGCCCGGGAGATTCCGGCGATCGAGGCGCACCTGTCCCTCGCCATCGCGGTGGTGCTTTTCGTGACTTACTGTTGCGTGCTCCTTTTCTCACTGATAACGCACCGCCAGCTCTTTGAGGCGGAGCACGCCGAGCCCGAACCCGGCCACCATTGGGCGCGAAGCAAGGCGCTGCTGGTTCTGCTCATTTCGACGGTGGCGGTGGCGGTCATGTCGGAATTCCTCGTCGGCACGATCGAAACTGCCCGCCGAATTATCGGCCTGACGGAGGTCTTCGTAGGGGTAATCGTCATCGCCGTGATCGGCAATGCAGCCGAACACTCCACCGCGGTCATAGCCGCGTTAAAGGACAAAATGGACCTGACGGTAGGTGTTGCGGTCGGGTCGAGCCTTCAAATCGCCCTTTTTGTGGCGCCGATCCTGGTGTTTGTGTCTTATCCCCTCGGCCGCCCGATGAACCTGGAATTTTCGCTGCCCGAGGTCACCGGCGTCGCCGTGGCGGTGTACATCCTCTTTCAGATCAGCGGTGACGGTGAAACCAACTGGCTGGAAGGCGTGCAACTGCTGGCGCTTTACCTGATCCTGGGCATTTTGTTCTTTTACCTGCCGCCAAAACCCGAGTGA
- a CDS encoding RecQ family ATP-dependent DNA helicase gives MSRPANSDGAEIRDTLKRVFGYDDFRNGQEKVIRTLLAGQSALAVFPTGSGKSLCYQLTALHLDGLTVVVSPLIALMKDQVDSLRGRRIRAARLDSSLTLPEIREIDDDLKAGRLKLLYVSPERFSNEAFLHKLQRRKIALMVIDEAHCISEWGHNFRPDYLKLAKIAKKLGVERVLALTATATPAVAKDICQTFGVAADAYVHTGFHRPNLHLRVSPVRESKRLDALAESLQERPRGPTIVYVTLQHTSAVVAAGLAGRSLPARAYHAGMEAEEREAVQDWFMQSSDAVVVATIAFGMGIDKADIRYVYHYNLPKSLENYSQEIGRAGRDGQPSLCEVLGNIEDVAALENFVFGDTPDPESVGALVDFVLAQVNDFDVSNYELSRSYDLRPLVVSTLLTYLELEDVIEATAPFYNEYQLEMLRPAAEIAARFKGERSEFVRNLLNLAVKAKRWHNLDVRAAGEQLPSPRERIIRALTYLEEQGDLRLKAGGLRQGYRTKDRPEDPVRLKQQLLARFETRERQDLERVRSVVQLLEQPGCLTRRLLAYFGEELGGDCGHCGRCAGGKPVKLGQRAKGHPTLPDSDALARLRRDHRHALGLPRQLARFLCGLTSPRLIQEKLTRHPLFGSLGAVAFRDVMTAVDPKG, from the coding sequence ATGAGCAGACCCGCGAACTCCGACGGCGCGGAGATCCGCGACACCCTGAAACGGGTGTTCGGCTACGATGATTTCCGGAACGGCCAGGAAAAGGTTATCCGTACGCTCCTGGCCGGCCAATCCGCCCTGGCGGTCTTCCCAACCGGCAGCGGTAAGAGCCTCTGTTATCAACTCACGGCTTTGCACCTTGACGGTCTGACGGTCGTCGTCTCGCCCTTGATCGCGCTGATGAAAGATCAGGTTGATTCCTTGCGCGGCCGTCGCATTCGGGCCGCGCGGCTTGATTCCAGCTTGACCCTCCCGGAGATCCGCGAGATCGACGACGACCTCAAGGCCGGCCGGTTAAAGCTGCTGTACGTCTCGCCGGAGCGGTTCTCCAACGAAGCGTTTCTCCATAAATTGCAGCGCCGGAAAATCGCGCTCATGGTCATCGACGAAGCGCATTGCATTTCTGAGTGGGGACACAACTTCCGGCCGGATTACCTGAAACTGGCGAAGATCGCAAAAAAGCTCGGCGTCGAACGCGTGCTGGCGTTGACCGCCACGGCGACCCCTGCGGTAGCCAAGGACATTTGCCAAACGTTCGGTGTCGCTGCGGACGCCTACGTTCACACCGGTTTTCACCGGCCGAACCTGCACCTCAGGGTTTCTCCGGTACGAGAATCAAAGCGGCTCGACGCTTTGGCCGAAAGCCTGCAGGAAAGGCCGAGGGGACCGACGATCGTCTACGTCACCCTGCAGCATACCTCTGCAGTGGTGGCAGCAGGGTTGGCGGGTCGCAGTCTGCCGGCACGCGCCTACCACGCCGGGATGGAGGCCGAAGAACGTGAGGCGGTGCAGGACTGGTTTATGCAATCTTCCGATGCGGTGGTGGTTGCTACCATCGCCTTCGGCATGGGCATTGACAAAGCCGATATCCGGTACGTCTACCATTATAACCTGCCGAAGAGCCTGGAAAACTACTCGCAGGAAATCGGGCGGGCGGGCCGCGACGGCCAACCCTCCCTTTGCGAGGTGTTAGGCAACATCGAAGACGTCGCAGCCCTGGAGAATTTCGTGTTTGGTGACACGCCGGATCCGGAATCGGTGGGGGCGCTGGTCGATTTTGTCCTGGCGCAGGTTAATGACTTTGACGTTTCGAACTACGAACTATCCCGGAGTTACGATTTACGGCCGCTGGTGGTGAGTACACTCCTAACTTACCTTGAACTGGAGGACGTGATCGAGGCAACGGCGCCTTTCTACAATGAATACCAGTTAGAAATGCTGCGGCCGGCGGCGGAGATCGCAGCACGCTTCAAGGGGGAACGATCGGAGTTTGTCCGGAACCTGCTTAACCTCGCCGTGAAAGCCAAGCGCTGGCATAACCTGGACGTTCGTGCCGCGGGCGAACAATTGCCGTCCCCGCGTGAAAGGATCATTCGCGCCCTGACCTACCTTGAAGAACAGGGCGACCTCCGCCTCAAAGCCGGCGGCTTGCGTCAAGGTTACCGGACCAAGGACCGCCCGGAAGATCCCGTCCGGTTGAAACAGCAGTTGCTTGCCCGTTTCGAGACGCGCGAACGGCAGGACCTGGAGCGCGTCAGGAGCGTGGTGCAACTCCTGGAGCAACCGGGGTGTCTGACCCGCCGTCTGCTGGCCTATTTCGGCGAAGAACTCGGTGGCGACTGCGGGCATTGCGGCCGTTGTGCCGGAGGCAAACCGGTAAAATTAGGCCAGAGGGCCAAAGGGCACCCAACCCTCCCGGATTCAGACGCGCTGGCCAGGTTGCGCCGCGACCATCGTCACGCTCTGGGCTTGCCCCGGCAACTGGCTCGTTTCCTGTGCGGCCTTACGTCGCCGCGGTTAATCCAGGAGAAATTGACCCGGCACCCGCTTTTCGGCAGCCTGGGAGCCGTTGCGTTTCGGGACGTCATGACGGCAGTCGACCCGAAAGGCTGA